AACAGCTATGCTTATGTCCAAAGGTTGATTTCCGATGTCAACATGATCTGCAGCTCCGAATCCGTTGTCAGTTAAAGGCATTCTCCATACCTGTCAagaattataattttcattaaacaatttttttatatatcaaaaataattttgacgTTTTCAAAAACTCCGATCAAGATTTAgttgaaaaattataatgtaATATAACTGACTCAACACAATccaaatccaaatccaaatcaCAATGTTCTACCTTGTTATCAAAACCGGTCAAGAGAATGTTAGATTCAATAGCTGCCAGTCTCTTGATTTTGGTGTTATCTTTCATTTGTAACTTGCAACTGTAACCAACTCCTTGTAACCATTTGACTATTAGACCATCATAGCTACAAGACAGAATCGTCTTCTGGTTTCCCCCAAGAACAGCCAAAGAAGTGACATTCTTTATATGTCCAGATAACAACAAGGGAGGCTTATCCATATCATCTGCAGAGAATAAGGACATGGTGCCGCCAAGAGACACTGTAATGAGATGATTGTTTTGCCAAAGACATCCCACAAGCATGTCCTCTGCTCCACCAGATTCTGTAAACGTCAATGTTTTTATTACAGAACCAGCAGTTCCATCTTCAGATATCTCCCATATCTTGGCAGACTTATCAGCAGAGACAGTGAGCACCTAAAAGAACTCATCAGTGTTAGTAACATCAAGGCGGTTCTTGATACAACCAGATAAAACATTCTGTCTTGACCCCAAATTTTAGAAAACTATTATACATAAGTCACATCCTCCCTAAATTCTCCCACTTTATTTCATTAAGATTAACACAAAAATGTATATAGCCCCCTAATTCTCAAATCTGGCTCTGAGTAACATTGCAAAAATCTACAGAGTTTGGCACATATTGCTATCCTAACATTATTACCCGTTTGCTGTCGGGACTCCAGTTAACGGCATAGATGCTGCCTTTGTGACCATCTTCTGAGGCCAATTCTCCAATCTTATCTCCAGTTTTACCGTCGTAAATCATACCTTTTTTATCCGAGCTTACGGTGATGAATTTACTACCATCAGGTGCATATCTGATGCAGTTGACAAAGTTGGAATGCTCCCTGTGAATGAGAAAACTCATAGACAGATCTCATTAGTCAAGAAACATCTCAAACACACAAACACGTGTCTTCTGGTTATAACTCAGAAAAATCTAGAGACATATCATATCAATGACCAGGGAGTAACTTGCCTGTGAGAAGAGTGAAACTTAAAAGGTGGTCCATCGTAAAAGTTAACCAAGAAATCTTCCCCACATGTAGCGATTCGAAAAGGTCGCGTTGGTTTGAAGGCACAACTTAGAACCCTACGAGAATGTCCATCAAAATCTCCCATTGTATTGCCAGAGTCCCATCTATATGTAATGGACACGAATGTATGAGATCACAAACGTAAAATGATTGACCTTATATTGTGGAATTCGTCATGAAAATGGTGGAATCCAAGAGATCTTTCCAGGTAATATAATATCAGAAACACATACGAATACAAAGTGGAATTCGTCATGGAAATGTTGGAAGCTAAGACCTAACTTGTCAGTGAAGAAACTCAAAATCATATACAAAACAGAAGTATTACTCGAAATTTAATCTAAAAATCAGCAAATCATCATAGAGTTAGTCATGAAAATGGTGGAATCCAAGAGATCCTTCCATCTAATAGAATATCAGAAACACATACAAATACAACGTGGAACTCATATTGGAAATAAACAAAGATAAGACCTAACTTTTAGCCAAGAAACTCGAAATCGTATACAAAACGAATAAGATGAAGTGGAGGAGAACTCACGCGAAGGCTCGAACAAGTGATTTACCCTTTCCATCGCCAGAAGCGACAATCCGAAGACAATCAGAGGACCATTGGAGATCATCGATCCGACCAGCAAGGACCCTGAACTCGTTCTTAAGCACGAACCCATTGTGTGTTCCCCAAACTCGAACCGTACCAGAGACATCAGCGGAAGCGATCCACTCCCCGTTGGGTGAGTAGCGTGCCACGGTAGCAGCATAGCCATGTTCTCCGTATACTTCGACGTCTTGAGGTCGCTGGAGGCTCCGAATCAAGACGGAGCGGCCGTTGCAGTAGAGAATGGTGTCTGATTTGGGGTCGCCTGAGATCAAAATGCCTCGACCTCGTTCTGTGGACGGAACGCAAGGAAATGTCTCGACTAGTTTAGCCATGTTCGAATTATTGGATGGAGTAGAGAGAGGAGAAGTGTTTCATTTCTTCTTCGGAGGTGAGTTTAAACGTAAAATTGCCAGAAATTCAGGACTTTGAACAAGTCTCATGGTCGAACATTGCTGATTTTAACTTTGCTAAATTTAGGTTTTCGAGTTGCCCCCTCGATGTTACAccattacttcttttttttctttagaaaattttaaaaataaaaacagattaATTGCAAAAATTATTTGAGaattaaattttatgttaaaagaaacctaattattttatattattttattcaactttaaaatgttaatttttgaTAATAAGAGAGCAAATCTTGGAACAAATAACAAAtcattgaaaaagtaaaaaataagacCTAAACCAAGGTATAGTAGGTAACTTGActactgagtttttttttttttttgattaacctggtaatattttttatgccATTCGATTCTGGTCATGATAATATTTGAAGATAttgcatcttatatattaaaacataagtcacaaccttgattcatgtgtgatttttttttaaaatagacctatttctagaaagtcatgttacatttaatatctaatcttatcatttaaattttgggcataccagaaatttttattgggctatcaataattgaatttaaacaatagatgatccattggatttatagatagtataaattaaatagatataatttaatattgtaatattatacctctatttgctaaatatttaaatatttgttgacgttaacttttaaaattataaatatttttttttaataacaaaaatcatattatctaacaatgattaatctttactaccttaaaccaatgaaaaaaaattttaaactatatactttattttaaaaattaaacaaaaactaaatgttgaattatttactcgataatataaatctatgaagtgaaaagtttaattttttaaaaactttctaaatttgtgaaatgttacaatatctttgaatatgacaataaaccaatattttactaatctttatatatatagttatgattttaataatgaaataataatccaaaaatatatatgtagaagaagatacaaatacatgtgaaagtttgaaacaatctattcaatgaaaaaaatatacagtaaacttattatgttttaaaaattgatagacacatatctatctatatatataaaatagacttttctctcttcttatgacatgtggaaggggggtttgttgacatgtgtcctcttttttgtctttttacattttagagCCTTCTTCTTTTAGACTATTGCAATTTGGCtcattattttctaattatgcactatctaatccttctcacactaagtatcatcatttgaattttgataatctattttattgttcaaaaaattgcaaaatgaataaagaaataagtaaaaaaatataaatgtattttaatatttaatttattcactgctaaaaataacataaactttcgctattttattatttgttactattttctattatttcatttacaactatatatttatcttaatattaaccaaattaaagcaaaacacataatctaaatataaaacctccataatcatagagaaaaaaataccaaagtaacactaactcaataaaggtcCAGAGCTCAAAGGCGATCAAGAACGAAAATTAACTTACTAAACTTTATCATTGAGTGTCTTGGCCAGAGCAATCAAAAGTCAGAAAAATGTAGAAAGATAATCTTGAGATAAAGCAATTGCTTGAACACAAAGGAGCGTGATCAAAGACCAATGCAAAGAACCAAGAAAGCGGGTTAGAGGAAAAATAATCAACTGAAGGCTAAAATCACCACGAAGCAGGAAGAGACATACATAACGAACGATAAGgacaaccaccagctaagaggtaagaatcacctcacaaactaaacaagcacaaacaAGACGTCTATGCAAGTGAAGAACCACAAAACtctggatagaagggaccaaagctccaatAGACTAATACCACACACTTATACTAAGGGAAGCAAGGGAAGAAGAGAACAACATGAATGAGGGAGAACGGAAGCCAACCCCCAAGAAACCAGAGCCCAGacttgagaccagaaacaaTCTTCCAAATCTACAGAGCATATTCGGAGGAGAACCCTATCCAAATCtagagtggcaaacatggcgaAAGGGAGAGTCACAGAGACGCAAGCAGCCATGAAAGTTGCAACGAGATGAGGGGACATAGATGGAAGGGTAGACAAAACGAAATCATTCAATCGCggagccgtcctcgagctatagaagtcagatcaccaaaaaccataTCTTGAAAACTAAGACGAGAAGGGACTATCGATGGTAAGCCAACGACGAAGAAAACAACTTCAAAgacgactaaactctgacccaacccaaagagatgcagttcctaacatGAGCCGAAATCTAAGGAAAAAGAGGAGAAAAATGTGAGGGAAAACAAGAGCACATATGTGAGTCTTTTTCGGGGATGGCGAGAATCACATCATAACGGAAAGGTAAACGAAATGCATAGATGGTGACGGCTCAATGTAAAAATATAGGGAGAGAGCACAAAACATCTTTAAAAAGTAATGTtcaaataattagaaaaaatattaatttttacccTGAAACTATTAGCCTTAAATTCAACAAATGCctaaatgtaaaattattgaaattcaatatgcaTTACATCACAAACTCACTCCACCATTAATAAGGTACTATTATACCCACACCAACAcactattaaaaaaacaaatacataataTGTTAGCATATCACCTATtactacataacataataaaaataacaaataatgtTCTTAGCAACTAAAGACGATCATATAATTAGCTAGCTATATCAtccgaaaaataata
This genomic stretch from Brassica napus cultivar Da-Ae chromosome C9, Da-Ae, whole genome shotgun sequence harbors:
- the LOC106418077 gene encoding actin-interacting protein 1-1; amino-acid sequence: MAKLVETFPCVPSTERGRGILISGDPKSDTILYCNGRSVLIRSLQRPQDVEVYGEHGYAATVARYSPNGEWIASADVSGTVRVWGTHNGFVLKNEFRVLAGRIDDLQWSSDCLRIVASGDGKGKSLVRAFAWDSGNTMGDFDGHSRRVLSCAFKPTRPFRIATCGEDFLVNFYDGPPFKFHSSHREHSNFVNCIRYAPDGSKFITVSSDKKGMIYDGKTGDKIGELASEDGHKGSIYAVNWSPDSKRVLTVSADKSAKIWEISEDGTAGSVIKTLTFTESGGAEDMLVGCLWQNNHLITVSLGGTMSLFSADDMDKPPLLLSGHIKNVTSLAVLGGNQKTILSCSYDGLIVKWLQGVGYSCKLQMKDNTKIKRLAAIESNILLTGFDNKVWRMPLTDNGFGAADHVDIGNQPLDISIAVDTPEYTTLVSFESGVVLLNGLSILSKIDLGFVVAASVISPDGKEAIVGGQDGKIHMYSVSEENSLKEEAVLEKHRGAVTVIRYSPDFTMFASGDANREAVVWDRETKQVKLNNMLFHTARINSLAWSPNNKMVATGSVDTNVIVYEVDKPASSRITVRHAHLGGVNAVAFVDECTVASSGEDASVRMWHIEPQ